The genomic region tgaaaaggtccctttaaagcaaATGTTCATCATCTTGAAACGTTAAATCCACCTCCCTGCTTCAAAGTTAAAGATCACTTATAATAGTCTATTTTTATTATGTTGCTTTTTTTAATTACCACCTCGAGGAGTCGGCATGTCTCGCTTGAAACCCGTCTCCCTATATCAAAAggcaaggtcacacttaaaggtcaacAGTCAATGTCGCCAAAACACATCTTGTTCCGCTTGTAATTTTGTCATTCATCgtgcagttttttttaataatttaccacaaatgttcaccatCATGAAAAGTCATGTCGCATTCGAACCCCGTTAAGGTCAAACGTAGAGGTTACAGGTAAAAATTTGCCATAAAGAGCTAAACCGGATTGTTATTTCGTCATTCAttgtgtaatttttttaaataccttACCACAAATGCCCACTATGAAGAGGCGGTGTGTCAAAGATAAAGGTAACACTAAGATGTCAAGTTCAAATTTAGCCGTTTAACAGCTTGTtctcattcatcatgcaatttacaTATTATTTGGTATTCATGTCCATCGTGTGAAGGCGTTGAGGCGCTTGTACAATCCGTATCCCCTACTCaaaagtaaaggtcaaggtcaaaattaagTGTCAAACTTTAAATTTGCCTAAAACAGCTTTTTCCTACTGTAATTTCATCATTCATGAcgtaattttatatataatttaccaTTTAAGTTCACCATTTTAGACTGCGTGTCATGTGTGTAGtggattgattgattttttttttgatactgGTTCttctcaggaaacggactcgacagtgtccatatctgctcTTAATACTCGAAAAAGCGGTTGGCAGTTAACAGAGATAGATAGATGTGTTACAACCTTCTTACATTTAAGGCCAAGGTCACACAATTAGGTAAAAGGTTAAACTTGGCTACACGACAGCTTTTAGACTAATTTCGTTAGTTATTGTATAATTTTTATCACATTACATTCAAATGTAACTGATTAAAATGTTGACTAAAATATTTGGTTCATTTATGGATAATCAATATGCGAAATCGGTAAAAAATATATAGCGTTTTACCGCTTTTCTTCGACATTTTGGGAAATAATTGTATTACAAATAAGTGTTTATAATTTGCTTTGAAATATTTCGGCATGCGTTGCGAAATGGTAACGCACTTGCTTATGTTAAACGACGTCCCAGATTAAAATCAGGAAGAAATCAATACTACTTAACATATTATAGATGTATTGGTAAACATATCAAATGAGATTTAACAAAAACACGAAAATCTGTGTAAAGTCTCTTTAACATATGATGTCACGTGAATCAATCTTTTAGTTATATTGGCTAGGCATAGTTCATATGTTGGCATTATTATCATGTGATATGTGTGCATGACTGATCACAAGTACCATGCAATTATAATTATACCCGATGGGATTTTTGCCTCGATCTATTCAGAAGAAACTGTTACTTTATAAAGGTTACGATCACAATTTACTTGTTTCTCGTATTCTGTGCTGCATGTTTTCATCTAACCGGTAATGACGATAATATACGtttttgttatcaatatttttcaattaGAAGTTAATTTAGTGTTTGTTGCATATTTATCGAATGCTTTTCTGCACATTTTTCGGGGACCGTAAACTTTGGTGGAAAAATGTTTACGCCTTACACCTGTAGTGGTGTAGTAGATGgtatatgactgttttaaaacagttttgggctatgttttaatgataaaaattatgtgtaaatgtgACAAAGCTATTTGAAAGATGATTACATAATATATCGCTTTGGTTGTAAAAtcaaaaaaaataccattaaagatAATCAAAACCAAAAAGCTAATTAAGCTTTGTGTTTGACGCGTGGTCAAGAAAGCTCTTTGcttgccttaaaggggccttttcacagattttggcaagtattgaaaattgttattaaatggtttatattgatatatgtaaccattggatcttaaaagctccagtaaagaacacgaattaaattaaagaaagaaaacagtagccctcaacttggctcgaaccaaTGACTTCTGGAGTAAAAGTGTATCGTTAAACCACTTGGCcaaccgtgctcatacaatgagctCCGTTCTTATAaagtgagtgatgtattttatactttacataagcaatcctcgtagtatcagaAAATATAACGCCAAaacaactgaactctccaaattattcaatcgtttcacgttgcaacgctttataattttcaggtttttaaatcgtcaaaagatgcataatgaTAAAATGGTTATAAGCAAGGTACattttgtaaatgttcagtattactgtttcctcagtATTATAACTccaacgacaatttgcgaatctgaaacattttttttatttgtcaatttaccaaaacgtgaaaaggcccttttaaataAATGACCAATGGACGAGGATTCTCTTCTGGCTGGGATAAGGTGGGGTAGACAGGAAAGCACACGACTTATTTCttgtatacttatttatttaattcaattaaCTTACCCagtttaaaaatgaaaaacttttatatgtaattatgataaaaaaaattattagaaGTTAATTGATTAATACGtataattacaatataaagaaatacatttaatttatcaGTAGTGCGAATGGTGACACATAAGGCAAATCTTTCCTGTTTCCGTGTTCAGTGATGTTATGGTTTTCAAATATACACGGTACACATGTATTGATCTTTCTTATAGACGTTCTTCGCCCTCACCAATTACGGATAAAATACTTCTACAATTTCTATAATCGCCCGAGGATGTATTTTAAATGGATAAACCTGGCATTTGCCGTCAAGGGACGAGTCGTTCGCGTCAAATAAATCGGGTTCacaaaagaaataataaattgaattgtTCTCACTATGGTCGACCTTTGGTGAATTTCGAATGTCAATCCCAAAGGACCGCTGTCGTTCTAATTTGATTGATTTCACGGTAATTGGTGCCAATACCATACCAATAGATGTCCGTATGAAAGAAGTTGCAGCCGAATGATATgatactacatgtatttaaatagcCGCGTGGTTCCCGGCCTGCAGGATGACGACTGAGCGAGTTACTAGCGCCGGCGGGCAACCAGCCAGGGCGCGGCCGGACACACCTTCCATAGACAGAGGGCAACACCacctgaaaacaaacaatatattaaaagttGTAGCTTGCTGTCAACTTTAATTTTAGACCGTGAATACGAGCATCCTGCTATTGTTTAAGGTAGATTCTACTATTCAACAAGACAGCTGGTTTGGAGGATGTGTATTCTAACGTTTAGTTGCACAGaactgggggccgtttcataaacgatcgtacgacaattttaacttacgagagaattttgtaatcttaattgCTTGTCAAATATATAGGGCGCTTAAGATGcttatgtaattaattaagtacagaaaatttataatcatatgatatggtcTTTAGaaattatgtatcttcgaaaaatctgtcgtatcgtaaatgtgtactacgatgtttattgaaacggtccccggGTTAGTATCAGCCAGGCCATGTTAATGCTCTGTAAGGACAATCACGTATAACTTACCATTGGACATGTAAAAAGCTTGTTTTAACACAATAATGACCCGTTTATATATGAGCATGAAAGTCTATGAATGCAGTGATACCTCATACGTTTTGATAAATAGATTTTTTACTCGAAATAACCTATTTTACTTACAAGCCTATTTCAAATACAGTTTAAAGATACATTTGGTTAATATCTCGAATTTTCAGAAATGCTCATGAAGCTTTTTAAAATTGGTTCTTACATCACATTTTTACACTTATATTTAGTATAATCCAACCAGAAAATTACGATTGATTGTGTGTATGTTATAATCTTActtataagtaaaattaaactaAATTTGTGTGGATAACTGGCATGAAAACGCTGTGAATTAATTATCTTGTATGTACTGTTAATCTATTTTTCCGGTCTGTTTGGTAGgttttcgaaaatccacatcgtcGCTGGACATAAAAACTAGTTTGGATGGCTTTATACTTGAAATATAAAGATAATaactaaaacaatatattttttttgtttcaagattgtGGACTTAAATTCGTTTGTTCATTTACTATAAAACACTGCTATGATGACTTCTTCGATGTGATCAAATACTTGATAATTCACATATGGTTACCAATCCGAAACACAGCAGCAAATCAGCAAATCATATGTTTTATAAgggaacaaaaaacatattaatcCATACAGGTTAGTTTCAGGTTCACGTGTGAGAGATAGATTAGATGTTCAAAATACCTAAATACCACGggaatatatgagtcgtgttctgaaaaaactgggcataatgcatgtgcgtaaagtgtcgtcccagattagcctgtgcagttcgcacaggctaatcagggacgacactttccgcctcaatttcatttttgataagaagagacttcatttaaacgaaaaatgtcatacaagcggaaagtgtcgtccctgattagcctgtgcggactacacaggcttatatgggacgacactttacgcacatgcattatgcctagtttgttcttagaacacgactcatatattctATATTAGGCTTCCCTTTTATTTTTGCACCAATGTGATCCACGTGTGTTTATCTAAACACTGTAATACCGTATTTCAAGGATAAAAATCAGTTCCTACATAATTTTGTAAGAACATATCAATATGAACACCTCAAAACATAAATACTTATGATACGTATTTCAAAAAGTCATACATATCAATCGCAATAGATCATACAGCACATTTATATACAATGTCAATTAAGTCATACGGTAATGATGTTACTTAGCCGTTTGATTTTAaggataaaacataaataaatataaatgtgtgcGTACAAATTTCAATTACACGAGGTCTAATTCAATTTAAGTCATGTTCTTTTACATTAATTTGGTGATGCTTAAATTGTACAATTAACCAAAATTAGTCGCTCTTCAATAAATTCAAACAATATGGACATACGTGCCACAAAATTAATGCACACAAAAGAAACATAAATGCGACAATAAAACAAGTTACTGTTCAATCCGTACTTCAAATCACATCCAAAAATCATATTTTGATATGTACGCTgcgaaaatacaatattttattgcGTGTATAAAAGTCAGTGTTGTTATTTTAACGTCTTCGAGTTTAAGAAAAATTAAACCAATTCCTCACAATGAATGCTTCAGAATAGCAGCGTtgtatttgtgttaaaaatatatacatatagtcaATTTATTCTTAAAAACGTACTTACAGATATACTTAAAGCCACTTTCTAAGTAGTATAAACGTACATTATCACGAAGTAAATAAGAATCAAGTCATGTTTCCcttaattctcaattttaaagcctGCCGTTGAATAGATCTCTCAATTTGCCATACCTATAATGCTTTGCATAATTATGAaatcaaaaatattaatttggTTTTCAAAAGGGGACGTTTAAATCCGTAGGATGTTTTCCACCATTGTTTTACAAATAGTGGTTATTACTAGTATACAGCTGTTAATGTTTAAGTAATTAATGTTTAAGAAAATTTGTAAGGATATAAGCTTGACATTTTTAGCTTGGCCTTTTTCGGCACACTAAAACGgtattttttaaaatacttttaacGGTCCACGGCCGTTCGTGGCATCACTAAAATCTACTACGTTTCcataaaaacatacacatattacGTTTGCCATGAGTGTGTATAAGGGGAAGCTGACAATATGACTGCTTTGGATATCCCTAATGTCTCCCTAGGAAAGACGTGCGGTGTGCGAGATCTACACGCCAACTGCAAAAGACATAATTGTACGTTGGACAGCTCCCCGGCTTCGCAGATGAAGGGTTGATTCGATTAAGACAACATGGCGAAGACTCTCTTGGGGCCATTAGCATTTTGCAACGATTGTAACACTATGTTTCGGAGAGCCATATTGAAATCATTAGGATATTGGAAGAAGAAACGTCCTtctatgtaatattttattattcacaAAAGTTaagtaattttttattgtttatatataaaaaagagaCATTGATTGACACTCAGTATTTGATCCGAACTATTTTTTGGGTAATATAAGTTGTGTTAAAACAGATGACTGGGGTGATAAAGGTCACGAAATATTGATATCGACGAACATGGCTTTTGCGACGCCACCATAATTACATTAACTATGATATATGCTTTAACATTTTATGGCAACCATGCTTACTTTATTATGTAAGTATGTCTTTAAGCTACTACGTCTGGGGAGCCATTAATGGATTACAAAACGAAAGTCACCCATGATGGATAACTGCGGGGCTCTCCACGCTTTAGCGGTAAAGTTGATGAACAAGTAATGCTTTCAGAGTAGTTCTTTGATATAAGAtaagttaaaatttatatttaaaaaaatatattcataatgATATCCagggtaccgttttactaagctACTTACGCAATTCGTAGACTTACGGACATATTTTAAATTCAGTATAGGTCCTTCAAATTCTTGCTACATTGACATATggtatgttttaatgaaattcgtaAAATAATGTTACATTGCAGGTAAAAATAAATGTGCATCaatctgaaataaatgacattcaaTTATTTTAACATATGTGCGTAAGTCTAAGACTTGCGTAAGTTActtagtaaaacggtaccctgggtacatggttagtgtgtgaaaatagtttccttCTCCATCAGGCACATCTAACCGCACACATTTACAATTGGGAAAAGGTCCCAATTACCAAAATAAATGGTCAAATTCAATGCATTGCAAACGAAAATGATGTTATGTTGTATATGAGTTGACGTAATTCATTTTGTGTGTTTACAACTTACAAAACAGTCAGTCTGTCTCAAATGCAATATTAACATGAATCATTAGCGCTATTTTCTCTTTGAAAGTCAACACAATCTGCTCGTCATATTCATCAGTTTCCACTATACCAAGCTAAACGTTATCGACAGATCTTAGCATTTCGCTTGATTTCCCAGTTTAATAATAAACGGTTGATTACTATGAACCGCTAGGCAGGGAAGGTGGGTTTAACACTAACTACTACGTCATGGATGTACGTATCACTCCCTCGTTTGCATCAACAAAATCCTCGCCTACAACACGGGGCGTATATTGACCTAAGAGTCCGTGCCTACAATAACGGCGTCTACCATCAGATATACATTTTGAATGCGGCATGTCTTGACCTTTGATTttgcccatttatgcctagtggactttcccatccttcaaaattggatcaatttatttccaaaattagggatgtctagtttatttatttttttatttagaatatttcttacagaaattcctttaagcaaacagcgcagaccctgggtctaggctgtttgccaaggccttttttctaaacgctaggcataaatgggttaatgtatattatttaacTAGTTATACGTGTTACAGAGATAATCTTGATTAATTCAAcgaaacatttcatttcaaaagaCGATACGCTTGCATTCccgaataataattaaaataaaccaaTACTTTTTCATTTTATTAGTGTTAATATCATAGAAAACACTAATATAGTGTCTCTACACCATTGGGACGTCATACACATACAAAACACTATgatgtttgttaattattttcaatgaatttgGTTCAGACTCGATACGTTTGTGTTATAATCAGCAATAAATCTATTCCTCACAGCAAAATGTACATTAAAATGGAATTGTTTTGATTTGATTGCCGAATTTGGACATGAAATGTTATGAGGGTATAATACGGTTTAGCCGTCATTGTTCATTCTCAGAATGCTTCAAATAGAACATTAAAAAGGGACTGGCATAGATTGATGAATATCGTGCAatgatgttatatttttatactcATAATAAGACCATATGCAAAGcagtaaattatattttacaaaaaggtTCATATGGGACCATATAAAAATGCGATATGATTGAATATAAACTTTATtcccaattttattaaatttaaagcaaATAATCAAGGCGATACATGATAAAAATGgcattatattgtataatataatattataagcTTTCCTCATTACTTGAACGTTAATGTAAAACAAATCAGAAGGGATACATGTCGCCATCAGTGTTTCAGTATACATGGCCTTTCCCAAAATATGTCCGAACTTAAAAACTCAATTATCCAGTCATATGTTGTCTTATTTTTATTGGTTCCGTTGTTTTATTATATTGGGATTATTAACACGTTGTGTTTTTACATCGTTCATTTTCAATAGCGACTAACGaggttacgttttttttttaaattaatttagtttaaaatgaCCATAGCTGAGAAAAATACTCTCGGATATCATTTGacctgcaaaaaaaaaatatgacaatgaaaagAAGACGAACAACGCCTACCTCCACGTGTCTGCGTTCTGAATGGACTGAATCTCTTCTGAGGCAAAACGCGCACGATGCCGTTTTCAGCGTCTGAGTCCTCGAACGACTTGACGTACTGTTTCTCCTCCGTAATTGCAAGTGCCTCTCGGAGATCTTTGAGTAGCTGTGCTCGCTGCAACGGAAAAAAATATGCGCACGGGTCTTTGTTTAAACATATCTATTTGATTTCAATATTTGCACCAGAAGCcataactcatttatgcctagcgtctagaaaaaaggccttggcaaacagcgtagacccagatgagacgccgtatgatgcggcgtctcatcagggtctacgctgtttgcttaaaggcatttccgtaagaaatattataaatatagaaataaatatactagatatccctaattatggaaataaagtgatccaatttagaaggatgggagagtccactaggcacaaatgggttaaaactaatgGCAATACACTCGAGTCCTGTGTAGAACCAGTTGGAAGCGAACATATTCGAGAACGCTGTCAGAGTGATCTCCTGATGGCTATGCAAGTACCGTATCCATTATCCTTTCGCGATTTCACACTTGTGTCGTGTGTATGTTTAGTGTGGTTGCCGGAGTTAAAACAATCGCATGATGGTTTAGATAAGGAAGTCAAGTTTAGCCGAAAATTTCTTAAAAGAAGTAATGAATTACTTGATAAGTTACCAAACAAATATACCGGTTCTGAAATGGTAAcagtaacagtttttttttccatGTTTGATGGAATTACAAAAAGTGATTGAATTAACAATATATACTCAGTATAACGAAATTAACCcctttatgcctagcgtctaaaaaaagaccttggccaacagcgtagacccagatgagacgccgcataatgcggcgtctcatcagggtctgcgctgtttgctcaaaggaatttctgttagaaatattcaaaatatagaaataaatataatagacatcccttattttggaaataaattgatccaatttagaaggatgggagagtccactaggcataaatgggttaagggacCAGCCTTCGGTGCTCTGACCTGTGGTGTAGCGAGGGCTGCGGTGTCTTCCAGTGAGTAAAATGTGTCGAGGGGCGCGGAGGTACACAGTCCCAGCATCGTGAGCACGCACAAGGCCACAAACAGCGTCCAGTAGTTGGGAAAGGGGGAGGTCGTCATTGTGGGCGTGCTTCTTGTGGAATGTCTGCGAACAATGGTGGAAAATGCTTAACATGTTCCGGACAAAACCTCCCTTTTACTCAACCGTTAAATTTGAATAGATTGACAAGAGATCCCCcgttatattaacccatttatgcctagcgtctagaaaaaaggccttagcaaacagcgtagactcagatctgggtctgcgctgtttgcttgaaggaatttctgtaagaaatattcttaatatagaaatgaatatactagacatcccttattttggaaataaatggaccCCATTTAGAAGGGGGACAGTAATGttggaataaatgggttaaatattgcTTGCATTAAAAGAACTATGAAAATACACAAACTTATGAGCAATTCACTATTTGGCACTGTTCCTATTTTTCCTAGAGGCTACAGAATATGTATTGGGGTGTGGGAtgagttgtgtaatcacgtttgGTGCTGTTGTAGTTTTGTTATTGTGGTTGTTGTtttctattataattattgtaGAATAATTTAAATATGACAGTGCTGTGATAAATATATTGAATGCCGTTTTCAAAAAGTGTGACCAAGTCCGTGTATATCCGATGTCAAAATTCCACCTGTGAAATACATTATAGTGTATGTTCTTCCTCATGATTGTAGGTACGATGTCAACATCTTGTTTCTTACGATATGCGTTGATTATGAACGATCCACAATCTTCACATAGTTAAACATACGTTTGCACTATTGAACCATTTTGTATTGAAAGTATTGAAAGTATGTTATTCTGAATATCAATACTTAGGTGAGCAATGGCGGGTGTTTCCAACCCGAGTACTTTCATTCACACATGTAGTACATGTCATTCATGTTCTTAGCagtttatttagttttatataaattcaatatctttatttttaattaatcaacTATATACCCATCACAACTGCAGCATGGTTATGTGGTATTTATTTGTGCAAACGTTAGTTCCCTTCCATGAGAAGTTGTGTTTAATTGTTTCACTGTGAAactaaaacattttatttcaatttatcgaAGTCTATATACTCTACGTTTGTATGTTTCTTCCgacgttattttattttaaattgtttttaaaatcaagTATGACTAGAAATtggtattttcttttttatcgaATGGAGAAAACAAAGCTtatgtgcatttattttattttccaacTTGTTTTCCCTCATTTACtttcatgaaaacatatataatgcatatatgtatacatatataacaatTCTTTTTTGTTAATCAATATGTATATTCATACGAGtgaaatttgtaataaaatggttataaaaatgtggaaaaaatagGTCTGGTCACTGAATGTCTGAGAATCCTTAATTCCTCGCTAAAACTTTGATTGTTCGTGCAAAGCACCATGACGATAGGAAATCTGCGAAGTCTAAAACGAAAATCTATATGTATAACAGTTATAAAACCtaaatataaaatgcatatgTATTTCAGAGATTGATTGTAGCATCAATCAGCAAGCATGCTTCATCATTCAATCAGGCAATGTTTTTCTAAAATACTGAACAAGTCTCTGAAGACCATTGTGCTATGGGCATACACGCCATATTAATAATTGTAATGGATTATTACATTAATAAAGTTAAAACTCACTTAAAATCTCGCAACGATCAAATTTATCtgatttagtatttttttttcatttatgataGGAACAAACGCCTATCCTTGATGGCAGTTTAAAATAGTACCAATCTATCAGATATTAGTTtattgatataataattatatggtGTTGTCTAAAAAAATCCTTTATTGGTAATTATAATACTATACCTGTAGAatccaatttatttaaataaaaagatgTGCTTTGAGAAACACTTAGTTTTTCGTATAAAGCTACTGACAATCAGTAACCGATATTTCGTTAAACGCttgttatttctatttaaaagaTTACTACACCTTTCACGTTTAAAACAATTAACTCAGTTAATATTCAGCGTTGCAATCCGTTTGTGGGAAGTATAAGTCTGTGAGACGAGTGTCGGCGACAGCTGGGGATCTACCTGCCTGTCACCTCATAAGCGCCGCGTCACAGGCGGCTCTGGGCACTCATCAAGCGGGCAAAGAGCTTAACTGCCCCCCTGCGGCAGGCCTGTGACGCGACGTCTTACCAGATAGACAGTGCGATGCTCAGACAAGGCCAACTCTTTTTGTAACGTAATTTAACTACCGACGTGTAACGCAAACCATAACAAAGTCATTCACGAGTTAAGCTCATTTTAATTCCCGTTTAAACTTTCGAACTACTTAACCTAATGttggttttttttaatgtatcacAATTTATCGTCCAGAAAATTGGCTTAATTTTCCAATAATGTACTCAGTTTCGAATGAGCTGAGGTCAATCCCCAAAATGTGTGTCATTTTTGTTCTGTAAAGCCGAGACAAGTATGCATGAACGTATGTCCGCAACGAAATTGAACGAGCTCGATCCCGACAACGCTAAATGACGCTAAATCCGAATTTTACATGATATGTGTGTGAATGTCcaagagtttatttacaggtcatcgctgcgtcttcaagACCACATTATGATTTTGCTGACCTCTTACATGATATTCAAGAGAGTTTATGAAAATATATCCACTTTGCGTAGATACTAGGATGGGAAATACATAAGAATTTCTtcatttaataagcatgtgtctTTGTTAAATAAAGTCCATGTATACTGCACGACTAAGCTCCACGCAACGTGaacttttgtcaccgatttcataCGTATTATTCTTctaatgatttattcttataccttaagatatcgacacaaaatgcaagaaaaactgtcttttgtgcactaaagatttttgcaaatgtatttcaataacttgagataattgtaaaaatatagttcttaacggtgtgtttacattctgtccagcccgtgtgtaaatccgtgaaaaccccgttgatatTGCACCCTGAATAAGTGCATTTGGTAAGTGACCCTGTACTGCATTCTCGACAGGTAAGGTTGACGTATGAATGTTGAATGACGTATGATAAATTTGACATATGATGTAGGACATTTGCACCTTCGGACATTTGCTGTGAAGAATTTTAGAATTTGAGAAtatgagtgaaggggcaaatgtccaccttgagaaattGAGTGAAGAGGAAAATGTCCACATTGAGAATTTAgcgaaggggcaaatgtccgttGAGTCTAGATTTcatgaaggggcaaatgtccgaaGGGGCAAATTTCAGTATACCGATACACGACGTAACATTTTGTGTCCGCATCAAAGAACTAGAGGTACTTGTTGAAATGCATACACATAGAACATGTGTGTTACTTGTggttaatacatatttttatagaGACTTATTTTAATAGctttttaaatatctaaaatcTAAACGAACAAATAATCAAAGAATACATAAATCAAGATCGAGTTACACAAATAAAACCGAACATCCGGCAATACACACTTCTTAATTCGTTATACTTTATTACGATCGTATATGACCTttacatttacatacatatatgaagTAATATTCCga from Dreissena polymorpha isolate Duluth1 chromosome 5, UMN_Dpol_1.0, whole genome shotgun sequence harbors:
- the LOC127830958 gene encoding uncharacterized protein LOC127830958 yields the protein MTTSPFPNYWTLFVALCVLTMLGLCTSAPLDTFYSLEDTAALATPQRAQLLKDLREALAITEEKQYVKSFEDSDAENGIVRVLPQKRFSPFRTQTRGGGVALCLWKVCPAAPWLVARRR